One genomic region from Sphingobacteriales bacterium encodes:
- a CDS encoding UbiD family decarboxylase: protein MSYSSLQQCIDDLDKNGQLIRIKEEVDPYLEMAAIHLRIHEAKGKAVLFEKVKGSRFQAVSNLFGTNLRSQFIFRDTIENVKKLIALKSDPMAALKHPLKNISAALAAIKALPRKVSSHSFEKIKLSDLPHIHCWEKDGGAFVTLPIVYSEDPDKPGVMQSNLGMYRIQLSGNEYVKDKEAGLHYQLHRGIGVHQTKWNALGKPMKVSVFIGGPPAHSFAAVMPLPEGISELTFAGVLGGRRFRYMYDKEGFLLSTDADFVITGEVYPNENKPEGPFGDHLGYYSLKHDFPLMRVKNVYARKNAVWSFTVVGRPPQEDTAFGNMIHEMTGSAIGSEIPGLHEVHAVDAAGVHPLLLAIGSERYTPYYKTKRPQELLTIANHILGTGQLSLAKFLFIADKSDDRDMTTHNEEKFFHHMLERIDLTRDIHFQTKTTIDTLDYSGENLNAGSKVIIAAAGDKKRELINFLPADFILPSSFKNPKFVSKGILAVELTDPSFRCKEESPDFIPVMKKAEGIPFIVICDDADFISSHFNNFLWVAFTRTNPSHDIYGINERIEHKHWCCDTLIMDARIKPHHAPVLEKNAAVEKKVDELLRNYSFL from the coding sequence ATGAGTTATTCTTCCCTTCAGCAGTGTATAGATGATTTAGATAAAAATGGACAGCTTATCCGGATCAAGGAAGAGGTGGATCCGTATCTGGAAATGGCTGCCATTCATTTGCGTATCCACGAGGCAAAAGGGAAAGCGGTTTTATTTGAAAAAGTAAAAGGCTCCAGGTTTCAGGCGGTTTCCAATCTTTTTGGAACGAATCTGCGTAGTCAGTTTATTTTCAGGGATACGATCGAAAATGTAAAAAAACTGATTGCCTTAAAATCAGACCCGATGGCTGCTCTGAAGCATCCTCTTAAAAATATTTCAGCAGCTTTGGCAGCCATCAAGGCCTTGCCCAGAAAGGTATCATCGCATTCATTCGAAAAAATAAAACTTTCAGACCTTCCCCATATTCATTGTTGGGAAAAGGACGGCGGAGCATTCGTCACACTACCGATTGTATATTCGGAAGACCCTGATAAACCGGGGGTCATGCAATCGAATCTGGGCATGTACAGAATTCAGTTGAGTGGCAATGAATATGTGAAGGATAAAGAAGCGGGACTGCATTACCAATTGCATCGCGGTATCGGGGTGCACCAGACAAAATGGAATGCTTTGGGAAAACCCATGAAAGTATCGGTCTTTATTGGCGGGCCCCCGGCACATTCGTTCGCTGCCGTGATGCCCTTGCCGGAAGGGATTTCCGAGCTTACATTTGCAGGGGTATTGGGTGGCAGGCGCTTCCGGTATATGTATGATAAAGAGGGTTTCTTATTGAGTACCGATGCGGATTTTGTCATCACAGGGGAAGTGTATCCGAATGAAAACAAACCGGAAGGTCCATTTGGCGACCATTTGGGTTATTACAGTCTGAAACATGATTTTCCGTTGATGCGTGTAAAGAATGTATATGCCAGAAAAAATGCTGTCTGGAGTTTCACCGTGGTTGGGCGTCCGCCGCAGGAAGATACCGCCTTTGGTAATATGATACACGAAATGACCGGTAGTGCCATAGGGTCTGAAATTCCCGGATTACATGAGGTACATGCCGTAGATGCCGCTGGGGTCCATCCCTTATTGCTGGCTATTGGCAGTGAACGGTACACACCCTATTATAAAACCAAACGTCCGCAGGAATTACTGACGATTGCCAATCATATCTTAGGAACCGGACAATTATCGCTTGCGAAATTTCTTTTTATTGCCGATAAAAGTGATGACAGGGATATGACCACGCACAATGAGGAAAAATTCTTTCATCATATGCTGGAACGCATTGATTTAACCAGGGATATCCACTTCCAGACCAAAACCACCATTGATACGTTAGACTATTCGGGAGAAAACCTGAATGCCGGCAGTAAGGTAATCATTGCGGCAGCAGGGGATAAGAAACGGGAACTGATAAATTTCTTACCGGCTGATTTTATACTGCCATCATCATTTAAGAATCCAAAATTTGTTTCCAAAGGCATTCTAGCGGTTGAGCTTACCGACCCGTCATTCCGATGTAAGGAGGAATCTCCAGATTTTATTCCAGTAATGAAAAAGGCAGAAGGAATACCATTCATCGTTATCTGCGATGATGCGGATTTCATTTCATCCCATTTTAATAATTTTCTCTGGGTTGCCTTTACCCGCACCAACCCTTCACATGATATATATGGAATTAACGAACGGATTGAGCACAAACACTGGTGTTGCGATACACTGATTATGGATGCGCGCATCAAACCGCACCATGCTCCCGTGTTGGAAAAAAATGCAGCAGTAGAGAAAAAGGTGGATGAGCTATTAAGAAACTATTCGTTTTTATAA
- a CDS encoding alpha/beta hydrolase has product MRFKINILTVLLVAFTATVSCSTDPKPNGDQVDNYYFVKVDNVALPVRVCGNINADVAIIFVHGGPGGSAQTERSNIYWKEIEKYYKVIYYDQRGSGLTQGNIKPSEMTIEQFSEDLDNIVDFTKQIAKANSIFLHGISWGGGLASYYLLDTAHQNKLKGAILESPAYDIENGSQLSINWLQNKADSVIASGYNVDYWRNCKQYYVLHPVLTYKEYKQHQAYLNQVKGIVYNTTNVQSQTVSVPKGELTLVYNNAEFAPSTLTYEGQSVFTHLDLSSRLHQIRLPVMLVWGALDGLLPKDNLAQKFLSNVGSSDITYDDNKYLLSAHIPHAEEWQQFNLDTKVFVEAHK; this is encoded by the coding sequence ATGCGGTTTAAGATTAATATATTAACAGTTTTATTAGTTGCTTTTACAGCAACGGTTTCTTGTTCTACGGATCCTAAACCCAATGGCGATCAGGTGGATAATTATTATTTTGTAAAGGTGGATAACGTGGCATTGCCTGTTCGGGTTTGTGGAAATATCAATGCGGATGTGGCAATTATATTTGTTCATGGTGGCCCGGGCGGTTCTGCACAAACCGAACGTTCCAATATTTACTGGAAAGAGATTGAAAAGTATTATAAAGTAATCTATTATGACCAAAGAGGTTCCGGTCTGACTCAAGGGAACATAAAACCATCCGAAATGACAATTGAACAGTTCAGCGAAGATTTGGATAATATTGTGGATTTTACCAAACAGATTGCTAAGGCAAATTCCATTTTTTTACACGGCATTAGCTGGGGAGGTGGTCTGGCTTCCTATTATCTCCTGGACACAGCACACCAGAATAAATTAAAAGGTGCCATTTTGGAGAGTCCGGCGTATGATATTGAAAACGGTTCACAACTTTCAATCAATTGGTTACAGAACAAGGCAGACTCTGTGATTGCTTCAGGTTATAATGTTGACTATTGGAGAAACTGTAAACAGTATTATGTGTTGCATCCAGTCTTAACCTACAAGGAATATAAACAACATCAGGCGTATCTCAATCAGGTAAAGGGTATCGTATATAATACAACCAATGTTCAGTCACAGACGGTAAGTGTCCCGAAAGGGGAACTGACTCTGGTCTATAATAATGCTGAATTCGCTCCGTCCACATTGACATATGAAGGTCAATCTGTTTTTACACATCTTGACTTAAGTTCCAGGCTGCATCAAATCAGGCTGCCTGTCATGCTGGTATGGGGTGCACTGGACGGCCTGCTTCCAAAAGATAATCTCGCGCAGAAGTTTCTGAGCAATGTGGGCTCTTCGGATATTACTTATGATGATAATAAATACCTGCTGTCTGCGCATATTCCGCATGCGGAAGAGTGGCAGCAGTTCAATCTGGATACCAAGGTTTTTGTGGAGGCACATAAGTAG
- a CDS encoding fasciclin domain-containing protein, translating into MKKIKLTLLSIIAAAFLIVSCTKEEQKNIVDLATDNPNLSSLVAALQRAGLDDDLAASGNFTVFAPTNAAFATFLADNGFANLDAVPVPLLQKVLLNHVLGTKKMAADITTGYTKTIGKFGSTDSYIDMYLSKTTGVKINGESNVTTPDVEATNGVVHVVDKVISLPTVVTFATADPTFSSLVAALTDSRIASANLVSTLSGDGPFTVFAPTNAAFASLLTELTATGLADIEAGTLEAVLKYHVVSGNILAGTLTDEQVVTTVLGSTFTVDLTGGAKIKDGRSRTSNIIVTDVQADNGVVHVLDKVILPPV; encoded by the coding sequence ATGAAAAAAATCAAACTAACACTTTTATCCATTATTGCAGCTGCATTCCTTATTGTGAGCTGTACTAAAGAAGAACAAAAAAACATTGTTGACCTTGCAACAGACAATCCAAACCTTAGCTCATTGGTAGCAGCTTTACAAAGAGCCGGTTTAGATGATGATTTAGCTGCATCCGGTAATTTTACCGTATTTGCGCCGACCAATGCAGCATTTGCAACATTTTTAGCTGATAACGGATTTGCCAATCTGGATGCGGTTCCAGTTCCGTTGTTACAAAAAGTATTACTAAACCATGTTTTAGGTACTAAAAAAATGGCAGCTGACATCACCACCGGCTATACAAAAACCATTGGTAAATTTGGCAGTACGGACAGTTACATTGACATGTACCTGAGCAAGACTACAGGCGTAAAAATTAACGGAGAATCCAATGTAACCACACCAGACGTGGAGGCTACCAATGGTGTTGTCCATGTTGTAGATAAGGTGATTTCATTACCAACGGTAGTTACATTTGCAACAGCAGATCCTACTTTCTCTTCTCTGGTAGCTGCACTAACAGACTCTCGCATTGCAAGTGCCAATCTGGTTTCAACGCTGAGCGGTGATGGTCCATTTACCGTGTTTGCTCCAACGAATGCTGCATTTGCTTCATTGTTGACAGAGTTAACAGCTACAGGCCTGGCGGATATCGAAGCCGGTACGTTAGAAGCGGTATTAAAATACCATGTTGTTTCCGGTAACATCCTTGCCGGCACCCTGACAGACGAACAGGTAGTGACAACAGTTTTAGGTTCAACATTCACGGTTGACTTGACAGGAGGTGCTAAAATTAAAGATGGCAGAAGCAGAACTTCCAATATCATTGTAACAGATGTACAGGCCGACAACGGTGTGGTTCACGTACTTGATAAAGTAATACTGCCACCGGTATAG
- the scpA gene encoding methylmalonyl-CoA mutase, with protein MSTEDLTISFEELVQKERFQKKSPSFLTHQNYAAGIPPYLRGPYSSMYVIQPWTIRQYAGFSTAEASNAFYKRNLAQGQKGLSVAFDLATHRGYDSDHERVAGDVGKAGVAIDSVEDMKILFDGIPLDKISVSMTMNGAVLPVLAFYIVAAEEQGVDQKLLSGTIQNDILKEFMVRNTYIYPPQASMRIVSDIFEYTSKHMPKFNSISISGYHIQEAGATPEIELAYTLADGLEYIRTGITAGLAIDDFAPRLSFFWAIGMQHFKEIAKMRAARLLWSKIVEQFNPTSDKCLALRTHCQTSGWSLTEQDPFNNVTRTCIEALAAVLGGTQSLHTNALDEAIALPTDFSAKIARDTQIYLQNETDICKSVDPWAGSEYVEKLTDEIARKAWMLIEEVESYGGMTKAIEAGIPKMRIEEAAAQKQARIDSGLDLIIGVNIYKTNDETDIDILDIDNSAVREKQIARLKELKSGRNEEAVRDILNRMTQAAQNRDENLLSLSVEAARRRATLGEISLALEYVFGRYKATIRSISGVYSSAIKMNTNFQQARDLANAFAEREGRRPRIMVAKIGQDGHDRGTKIIATAFADIGFDVDIGPLFQTPKEVAMQAAENDVHVIGVSSLAAGHKTLIPELIQELKNIGREDIKVICGGVIPKQDYDFLLQAGVSGIFGPGTVIADAAIEILNKLSG; from the coding sequence ATGTCAACAGAAGACCTTACCATTTCTTTTGAGGAGTTGGTGCAAAAAGAAAGATTTCAGAAAAAGTCGCCGTCCTTTCTAACGCACCAAAATTATGCAGCGGGTATCCCACCTTATCTGCGCGGTCCTTATTCCTCCATGTATGTCATACAACCCTGGACCATAAGGCAATACGCCGGATTTTCTACAGCAGAAGCCTCCAATGCATTTTATAAACGTAACCTGGCACAGGGACAAAAAGGCCTGTCCGTTGCATTCGATCTGGCTACTCACCGCGGGTATGATTCCGACCATGAACGTGTAGCAGGTGACGTAGGAAAAGCAGGCGTGGCAATTGATTCTGTTGAGGACATGAAGATCTTATTTGATGGAATCCCGTTGGATAAAATATCTGTTTCCATGACAATGAATGGTGCGGTCTTGCCTGTATTGGCTTTTTATATCGTTGCAGCGGAAGAACAGGGCGTCGATCAGAAATTATTAAGCGGTACCATACAGAATGATATACTGAAAGAATTTATGGTGCGTAATACCTACATTTATCCGCCCCAGGCTTCCATGAGAATCGTTTCTGATATTTTTGAATATACGAGCAAACATATGCCTAAATTCAACTCCATTTCCATCAGCGGGTATCATATACAGGAAGCCGGTGCCACCCCTGAGATTGAACTGGCGTACACACTGGCAGACGGACTGGAATATATTCGGACGGGTATTACAGCCGGATTGGCTATTGATGACTTTGCACCGCGCCTGTCTTTTTTCTGGGCCATAGGTATGCAGCATTTTAAGGAAATCGCCAAGATGCGTGCAGCCAGATTGTTGTGGTCAAAAATAGTAGAGCAATTCAATCCCACATCAGATAAGTGCCTGGCACTGCGTACCCATTGCCAAACCAGCGGCTGGAGTCTGACGGAACAGGATCCCTTCAATAATGTGACTCGAACCTGTATAGAAGCTCTGGCTGCCGTATTGGGTGGGACACAATCTCTGCATACGAATGCACTGGATGAAGCCATTGCATTGCCGACGGATTTTTCTGCTAAAATCGCCCGTGATACTCAGATCTATCTGCAAAATGAAACGGATATCTGCAAATCTGTGGATCCATGGGCAGGCTCGGAATATGTAGAAAAACTGACGGATGAAATAGCCAGAAAGGCATGGATGCTGATTGAAGAGGTAGAAAGCTATGGTGGTATGACCAAAGCCATTGAGGCTGGCATTCCTAAAATGCGTATTGAAGAAGCGGCAGCCCAAAAGCAGGCACGTATAGACAGTGGACTGGATCTGATTATCGGTGTCAATATTTATAAAACGAATGATGAGACAGATATTGATATTTTGGATATTGACAATTCTGCTGTCCGTGAAAAGCAAATTGCCAGATTAAAGGAATTAAAATCAGGTAGAAATGAAGAAGCGGTAAGGGATATTTTAAACAGGATGACACAGGCTGCTCAGAATAGAGATGAAAATTTACTGTCATTAAGCGTGGAAGCGGCCAGAAGACGTGCCACCTTAGGTGAAATTTCCTTAGCTTTAGAATATGTTTTTGGCAGATACAAGGCTACTATTCGTAGTATTTCGGGCGTTTATTCTTCAGCGATAAAAATGAATACAAATTTCCAACAGGCCAGAGACTTGGCAAATGCTTTCGCTGAAAGGGAAGGCAGAAGACCCCGCATCATGGTCGCTAAAATCGGACAGGACGGACATGACCGTGGTACTAAGATTATTGCTACCGCCTTTGCGGATATTGGTTTTGACGTAGACATCGGTCCGTTATTTCAGACGCCGAAAGAGGTTGCGATGCAGGCTGCTGAAAATGATGTGCATGTTATTGGTGTTTCATCTTTAGCAGCAGGACATAAAACTTTGATACCAGAATTGATTCAGGAGCTTAAAAATATAGGCAGGGAGGATATCAAAGTCATTTGCGGAGGAGTCATTCCTAAACAGGATTACGATTTTCTTCTTCAGGCAGGTGTCTCAGGTATTTTCGGTCCCGGAACCGTCATTGCAGATGCAGCAATCGAAATCTTAAATAAATTATCTGGATAA
- a CDS encoding cellulase family glycosylhydrolase, with the protein MKRLEMKVSVLLVALFFSFGCNKENRTNNFYQDSNVFQDSYGRTLILHGASLYTNDEPGGYTRYNSNGAKRLINDWGLNSVRMFWNWNAIEPDSAVFAPDKLEALVRVVENFTNEGVFVVLAVNGTATSSQHLITGTWQAPAGKAVNNPDLPGALNPAVQESMRRFWDYKNYAYLQDEFIKAGKYLANRLKSNPYVLGYDILNEPWGDGLVSTVLNVNLESQLLPALYQRYITMMRETENDKYIFFEPGVLFNIKEIASFQTKLPVINDIRSGVKRLAFAPHCYLANERTNTIKNSYDSYLGILKKNYTAIQQKQQVPIYIGEWANIDYTTFSDWENYLNQHMAAFDDIKASWSYFSYIPGENNLVKGDDVTENPTANTIARVYPRATSGELLSFNYQPDTKVFKMSFINYASIEQPSEIFIPRRHFLNGYVLTVTGSTNYTQEFDSAKNLLKLKVNENREINVRITAK; encoded by the coding sequence ATGAAGAGACTGGAAATGAAAGTATCTGTATTACTCGTTGCACTGTTTTTTAGCTTCGGATGCAATAAAGAAAACAGAACAAATAATTTTTATCAGGATTCCAATGTCTTTCAGGACAGCTATGGGCGAACACTTATTTTACATGGAGCCAGTTTATATACCAATGATGAGCCCGGTGGATATACGCGATACAATTCGAATGGTGCCAAACGGCTCATCAATGACTGGGGGTTGAATTCTGTCAGGATGTTCTGGAACTGGAATGCCATAGAGCCGGACAGCGCTGTATTTGCACCGGATAAATTGGAGGCACTGGTACGAGTCGTGGAAAATTTCACCAATGAAGGTGTCTTTGTGGTTCTGGCCGTAAATGGCACCGCCACCAGCAGTCAGCACCTGATAACAGGTACCTGGCAGGCTCCGGCCGGAAAAGCCGTGAATAATCCGGACTTACCCGGGGCTTTAAATCCCGCCGTTCAGGAATCTATGCGCAGATTTTGGGATTATAAGAATTATGCATATCTGCAGGATGAATTTATCAAAGCCGGTAAATATTTAGCTAATCGTCTGAAAAGCAATCCGTATGTGCTGGGGTACGACATTCTTAATGAACCCTGGGGTGACGGGTTGGTAAGTACGGTCTTAAATGTCAATCTGGAATCACAACTGCTACCCGCTCTTTATCAGCGCTATATTACAATGATGAGGGAAACAGAAAACGACAAATATATTTTCTTTGAACCGGGCGTGTTGTTCAATATCAAAGAAATAGCCAGTTTCCAGACAAAACTTCCTGTAATAAATGATATCAGGAGCGGAGTGAAGCGTTTGGCTTTCGCACCCCATTGTTATCTGGCCAATGAAAGAACCAATACGATTAAAAACAGTTATGATTCCTATCTGGGTATATTGAAGAAAAATTATACCGCGATTCAGCAGAAACAGCAGGTGCCAATATATATAGGGGAATGGGCAAACATCGACTACACTACCTTTTCGGACTGGGAAAATTACCTTAATCAGCATATGGCTGCATTTGATGATATCAAGGCGAGTTGGTCTTATTTTTCATACATACCCGGAGAAAATAATCTGGTAAAAGGGGATGATGTCACAGAAAATCCGACGGCAAATACCATTGCGAGGGTGTATCCGAGGGCAACATCAGGCGAGCTGTTGTCTTTTAATTACCAACCGGACACAAAAGTATTTAAGATGTCTTTCATCAACTATGCGTCTATTGAACAGCCTTCGGAGATATTCATTCCCAGGCGTCATTTTCTGAATGGTTATGTACTTACGGTTACAGGAAGCACCAACTATACACAGGAGTTTGATTCTGCAAAAAACCTCCTGAAGTTGAAGGTGAATGAAAACAGGGAAATAAACGTCAGGATAACCGCTAAGTAA
- a CDS encoding cellulase family glycosylhydrolase, protein MKRLYILILLSGLFFSCEKENATNTVSDDSTIIQDQYGRQLILHGLNTSSSAKGGNYQPWITEADVAREDTSFGFNFVRYLTSWAAIEPEKDVYDEDYLNELERRVNWYTSRGMYVMIDMHQDIYGAAVGGNGAPAWACVTNGAAPIDLPGGTPWWLKNIDPAAIAAWRNFWEYRNYKFLQDHYINVWLKIAARFKDNPNVIGYDLMNEPWGGDIIKVFLTGEFERLELTAFYKRLIPALRTAEPNKYIFFEPLPAPVTFGLATNLTDVTDTRTSQHLVYAPHCYPYDTHEGIGYTGTSKQQLRDWERERKKDVQRFGNSPLLTGEFGLSPSQAGFDQYLTDFNTISDRNLWHWSYWSSDRGGWGPTNPDNSESPILSHLIRTYPKATAGKIQSFSFNPDTKKFEMTFVSNTAISQPTEIFVPNRFYPGGWNLAVNGTTKFTQSFNETDQVLSFSTTENNKVISIEITPK, encoded by the coding sequence ATGAAACGTTTATACATCTTAATTCTACTCTCAGGTTTGTTTTTTTCCTGTGAAAAGGAAAATGCAACCAACACCGTTTCCGATGATTCTACCATCATACAGGACCAATATGGAAGACAATTAATTCTACATGGATTAAATACTTCATCCAGTGCAAAAGGAGGAAATTATCAGCCCTGGATTACTGAGGCTGATGTTGCAAGAGAAGATACTTCTTTTGGTTTCAATTTTGTGCGTTATCTGACATCCTGGGCCGCAATTGAACCGGAAAAAGATGTGTATGATGAAGATTATCTGAATGAACTGGAAAGGCGGGTGAACTGGTACACCTCAAGAGGCATGTATGTGATGATTGATATGCATCAGGATATTTATGGTGCAGCAGTGGGCGGGAATGGTGCTCCGGCCTGGGCCTGTGTTACCAATGGAGCTGCTCCCATTGATTTACCCGGCGGCACGCCGTGGTGGTTGAAGAATATTGACCCGGCGGCGATTGCAGCCTGGCGCAATTTCTGGGAATACCGCAATTATAAATTCTTACAGGATCATTATATTAATGTCTGGCTGAAGATAGCAGCACGTTTCAAGGATAATCCTAACGTAATCGGATATGATCTGATGAACGAACCCTGGGGCGGAGACATCATTAAGGTATTCCTGACAGGCGAATTTGAACGGTTGGAATTAACAGCTTTTTATAAAAGATTAATACCTGCTTTGCGCACTGCTGAACCGAATAAATACATTTTTTTTGAACCACTCCCTGCACCTGTTACATTTGGACTGGCTACCAATTTAACGGATGTAACGGATACTCGAACTTCACAGCATCTTGTATATGCGCCCCATTGTTATCCATACGATACACATGAGGGAATTGGTTATACAGGGACATCCAAGCAACAATTGAGAGATTGGGAACGAGAGCGAAAAAAAGACGTCCAAAGATTTGGTAACAGTCCGTTGCTCACAGGTGAGTTCGGTCTGTCACCTTCACAGGCGGGTTTTGATCAGTATCTGACAGATTTCAATACGATATCTGACCGAAACTTATGGCACTGGAGTTATTGGAGCAGCGACCGGGGAGGTTGGGGCCCGACAAATCCGGATAATTCAGAATCGCCGATTTTGTCTCATCTGATCAGAACCTATCCGAAGGCAACTGCGGGCAAAATTCAATCCTTCAGCTTTAATCCGGATACTAAAAAATTTGAAATGACTTTTGTTTCCAACACAGCCATTTCACAGCCTACCGAAATATTCGTACCCAACAGATTCTATCCGGGGGGATGGAATCTGGCTGTAAATGGTACCACAAAATTTACCCAATCCTTTAATGAAACAGACCAGGTGCTTTCTTTCTCCACTACGGAAAATAATAAAGTAATCAGCATCGAGATTACTCCGAAATAA
- a CDS encoding alkaline phosphatase family protein has product MVELVDLPVYPFFIDLGYYVLGNKEPFKTFKASVPILATWDDHDYGYNNGGKEFPHKTASKNSFMKFWNISPDSPMRSRGGVHNAYYYGEGEFRVQIILLDTRWFLDVISREPITATRDTSKHILGEEEWQWLEQELRKPARIRIIGSSTQFGIEHNGYEAWANYPHEMDRFFNLIKSTRAEGLFFVSGDVHYAEISRRAVDGLYPIFDVTSSGLTQLEGSSKPNMFRVGDSFTDFNFGMIHINWNDNPVTISQEIYDINGNVRIQNKISINDLKF; this is encoded by the coding sequence GTGGTTGAATTGGTTGACCTGCCTGTTTATCCGTTTTTTATCGACTTGGGATATTATGTATTAGGCAACAAGGAACCTTTTAAAACATTCAAAGCATCCGTACCTATACTTGCGACATGGGATGATCATGATTATGGTTATAATAATGGCGGTAAGGAATTTCCTCATAAGACAGCGTCTAAGAATTCATTTATGAAATTTTGGAATATCTCTCCTGATAGTCCGATGCGATCAAGAGGAGGTGTTCATAACGCTTATTACTATGGGGAAGGTGAATTTAGGGTTCAGATAATTTTGCTTGATACAAGATGGTTTTTGGATGTTATTTCAAGAGAACCAATCACAGCAACCCGAGATACATCGAAACATATATTAGGGGAAGAAGAATGGCAGTGGCTTGAACAAGAACTCAGAAAGCCTGCACGAATCCGAATTATAGGGTCCAGTACCCAATTTGGAATAGAACATAACGGCTATGAGGCGTGGGCTAATTATCCGCATGAGATGGACAGGTTCTTTAATTTAATAAAGTCAACCCGTGCAGAAGGTTTATTTTTTGTCAGTGGCGATGTTCATTATGCTGAAATCAGCAGGAGAGCGGTTGACGGTTTGTACCCGATTTTTGATGTTACATCTAGTGGTCTTACACAACTGGAGGGTTCGTCAAAGCCCAATATGTTTAGGGTAGGTGATTCATTTACAGATTTCAATTTTGGAATGATACACATTAATTGGAATGACAATCCGGTAACTATTTCCCAGGAAATTTATGATATAAACGGGAATGTACGCATTCAAAATAAGATCAGTATTAACGATTTAAAATTCTAA